In Methylomagnum ishizawai, one DNA window encodes the following:
- a CDS encoding DUF1631 domain-containing protein, with amino-acid sequence MLPRYLDLLRTCRDRVVEGFGGLFESMFDELDDFMLQLAENAETNQQRGHYFEAMHTALLNQAGLKQIFTGEIAKGFDNFAAGQAEPLRTPVAQQQRKLSLIDQDDYEVSLAYAEVTRKANEAYMGQLLALNHRLAVLAGGVKLGETHPGLPGCPAQICDAMQTALEALSPEVEFDLLIQWAGEFERRIMQQADGLYQAYNRELILGGILPHLSLEAIGFEAATTGSSLLKPTPPEPVEPPASAPPEDEEPEATPEHELFQGIQDLLANRRREPLPAIVPPDDESALPGHAPTESPGPMAARPARTATSPAMHTDYASLMRSLNALQFNAPSLAQVSFAQMPLDAVKENFAQQSAALATLVQEQQVSSADADIIDLVGMLFEFILNDKSLPDSAKALLSHLHTPYLKVAMLDRKFFFRNKHPARRLLNALSQAGALCNGEGDVQGIFAKMRGVVERVVQDFEDDTRLFNTLLEDFTAFVDQFGHRSEAMEKRSVEAAKGRERLREARQAVSRALVDMTWDHPLPKTIDTLVMGSWANLLVLVYLRNGPDSQQWRDGIQVVTDIIWSVQPKTSPAERYKLWDMLPGLKSRIQDGLALIGDPEVNTKAVMNDIDAVFDDLLSAKEEEETRNLLEPPPGPLPDIRLDITPAPPEIQSDRAVWDDIDPPLPPTEPPSKYLPPEVVRYAEILKVVKLGTWFEFGVPETKARIRAKLSWFSPHTSYYIFVDQGGIQVAVKSMRTLCHEMARGETRIVPIAKKPLMDRALETVHSLLGQSDKQPA; translated from the coding sequence ATGCTCCCGCGCTACCTGGATTTATTGCGGACTTGCCGGGACCGGGTGGTCGAGGGGTTCGGCGGGTTGTTCGAGTCTATGTTCGACGAGTTGGACGATTTCATGCTGCAACTGGCCGAGAACGCCGAGACCAACCAACAGCGGGGCCATTATTTCGAGGCCATGCATACCGCCCTGCTCAACCAAGCCGGCCTCAAGCAAATCTTCACCGGGGAAATCGCCAAGGGGTTCGACAATTTCGCTGCCGGGCAGGCCGAGCCGCTCAGGACCCCGGTGGCCCAGCAGCAGCGCAAACTCAGCCTGATCGACCAGGATGATTACGAGGTTTCCCTGGCCTATGCCGAGGTGACGCGCAAGGCCAACGAAGCCTACATGGGCCAGTTGCTGGCCCTGAACCACCGGCTGGCAGTGCTGGCCGGGGGCGTCAAGCTGGGCGAGACCCATCCGGGCCTGCCGGGCTGCCCCGCGCAAATCTGCGACGCCATGCAGACCGCCTTGGAAGCCCTGAGCCCGGAGGTGGAATTCGACCTGCTGATCCAATGGGCGGGGGAGTTCGAGCGGCGCATCATGCAGCAGGCGGATGGACTCTACCAGGCCTACAACCGGGAACTCATCCTGGGCGGCATCCTCCCCCATCTGTCGCTGGAGGCCATCGGCTTCGAGGCCGCGACCACCGGCTCCAGCCTGCTCAAGCCGACGCCGCCCGAACCCGTCGAACCACCCGCGTCCGCCCCGCCCGAGGACGAGGAACCCGAAGCCACCCCGGAACACGAGTTGTTCCAGGGCATCCAGGATTTATTGGCGAACCGGCGGCGGGAGCCCTTGCCCGCCATCGTCCCCCCGGACGACGAGTCCGCGCTCCCCGGCCACGCCCCGACGGAGTCGCCCGGCCCCATGGCGGCACGACCGGCGCGGACCGCCACCAGCCCGGCCATGCACACCGATTACGCCAGCCTGATGCGCTCGCTGAACGCGTTGCAATTCAACGCCCCGTCCTTGGCCCAGGTATCGTTCGCCCAGATGCCCCTGGACGCGGTCAAGGAAAATTTCGCCCAGCAATCCGCCGCGCTGGCCACCCTGGTGCAGGAACAACAGGTATCGAGCGCCGACGCCGATATCATCGACCTGGTGGGGATGCTGTTCGAGTTCATCCTCAACGACAAGAGCCTGCCCGATTCGGCCAAGGCGCTGCTGAGCCACCTGCATACGCCCTACCTCAAGGTCGCGATGCTGGACCGCAAATTTTTCTTCCGCAACAAACATCCGGCCCGCCGCCTGCTGAACGCCCTGTCCCAGGCCGGGGCGCTGTGCAATGGCGAGGGCGATGTCCAAGGCATCTTCGCCAAGATGCGCGGGGTGGTCGAGCGGGTCGTCCAGGATTTCGAGGACGACACCCGGTTGTTCAACACTTTGTTGGAGGATTTCACCGCTTTCGTCGACCAGTTCGGCCACCGCTCCGAGGCCATGGAGAAGCGTTCGGTGGAAGCCGCCAAGGGCCGCGAGCGCCTCCGGGAAGCCCGGCAGGCGGTGTCCAGGGCGCTGGTCGATATGACCTGGGACCATCCCCTGCCCAAGACCATCGACACCCTGGTCATGGGTTCCTGGGCCAACCTCCTGGTGCTGGTCTACCTCCGCAACGGCCCGGACAGCCAGCAATGGCGGGACGGCATCCAGGTGGTGACCGATATCATCTGGAGCGTGCAACCCAAAACCAGCCCGGCGGAGCGGTATAAGCTGTGGGACATGCTCCCCGGACTCAAAAGCCGCATCCAGGACGGCCTCGCCCTCATCGGCGACCCCGAAGTCAACACCAAGGCGGTAATGAACGATATCGACGCCGTGTTCGACGATCTCCTGAGCGCGAAGGAAGAAGAGGAAACCCGGAACCTGCTGGAGCCACCGCCCGGCCCGCTGCCCGATATCCGGTTGGACATCACCCCCGCCCCGCCGGAAATCCAATCCGACCGCGCGGTCTGGGACGATATCGACCCGCCGCTCCCGCCCACCGAGCCGCCGTCCAAGTATCTGCCGCCGGAGGTGGTCCGGTACGCCGAAATCCTCAAGGTGGTCAAGCTCGGCACCTGGTTCGAGTTCGGCGTCCCCGAAACCAAGGCCCGCATCCGGGCCAAGCTGTCCTGGTTCAGCCCGCACACCTCGTACTACATCTTCGTGGACCAGGGCGGCATCCAGGTCGCGGTCAAGTCCATGCGCACCCTCTGCCACGAGATGGCGCGGGGCGAGACCCGGATCGTGCCCATCGCCAAGAAACCCCTGATGGACCGGGCCTTGGAGACGGTCCACAGCCTGCTCGGGCAATCCGACAAACAACCGGCCTGA
- a CDS encoding twin transmembrane helix small protein, producing MKAIILLILLVIVVSLGSALYYLLKDPNRSERTVKALTVRIALSIGLFLLLLLAYATGIIQPHGVRGHISGASLAGPAQNPGNLP from the coding sequence GTGAAGGCAATTATCCTCTTGATACTCCTGGTCATCGTCGTCAGCCTCGGCTCGGCGCTGTATTACTTGCTCAAAGACCCCAACCGCTCCGAGCGCACGGTCAAGGCGCTCACGGTCCGCATCGCATTGTCCATCGGATTGTTCTTGCTGCTATTGCTGGCCTATGCCACCGGGATCATCCAACCCCATGGGGTGCGCGGGCATATCTCGGGAGCGTCTCTGGCCGGCCCCGCCCAAAACCCCGGCAATTTACCCTAA